The following coding sequences lie in one Chanos chanos chromosome 4, fChaCha1.1, whole genome shotgun sequence genomic window:
- the lin9 gene encoding protein lin-9 homolog isoform X5 yields MAELDQLLDESSSAKALVSLREGSLSNTLNEKNTLPKSQNTRGRSSYTSMETKLANVSTPDKRVSQRIGLRLRNLLKLPKAHKWCIYEWFYSNIDRPLFEGDNDFCLCLKESFPNLKTRKLTRVEWGTIRRLMGKPRRCSSAFFAEERAALKQKRQKMRLLQQRKVTDMSICKDLPDEIPLPLVIGTKVTARLRGVHDGLFTGQIDAVDTSAATYRVTFDRNGLGTHTVPDYEVLSNEPHETMPISAFAQKQRPSRYQNFLTPPRGSYPGSTQSILMDNDPLFSETPWKSKLSGTDGETLGGFPVKFLVQVTRLSKILMIKKEHIKNLKEMNTEAEKLKSYSLPIGLDFQKRYATKVLDLEQLNKDLNKVLHEVQQFCYDLAPDQGMQPADQPSELRKRCEQEAQEVMRMSNELPDGEQRVQSPSLTHLISRLTALLLQIRCLAEGGDLNSFEFKSLTDSLNDIKNSIDKSNLSAFQDNVEIHIAHIQSGLSQLGNLHAFSANNTNRT; encoded by the exons ATGGCGGAGCTGGACCAGCTGTTAGATGAGA GCTCCTCAGCAAAAGCCCTTGTCAGCCTGAGAG AGGGAAGCTTGTCAAACactttaaatgagaaaaacacattaccaAAATCTCAGAACACCAGAGGAAGAAGCAGCTATACATCAATGGAAACG AAGCTTGCAAATGTCTCGACTCCAGACAAGAGGGTTTCCCAGAGGATCGGACTGAGATTACGAAATCTTCTCAAACTGCCCAAAGCTCATAAATGGTGCATCTACGAGTGGTTCTATTCTAATATCGACAG GCCTTTATTTGAAGGAGACAATGACTTCTGCTTGTGTCTGAAGGAGTCATTTCCCAATCTGAAGACAAGAAAACTTACCAGAGTGGAATGGGGAACCATCAGAAGGCTAATGGGAAAACCCAGAAG gtgTTCATCTGCGTTCTTTGCGGAGGAACGGGCAGCACTGAAGCAGAAGAGGCAGAAGATGCGTTTGCTTCAGCAGAGGAAGGTCACAGACATGTCCATCTGTAAAGACCTGCCAGATGAGATCCCGCTGCCTTTAGTCATCGGCACCAAAGTCACTG cTCGACTTAGGGGGGTCCATGATGGCCTGTTTACAGGACAGATTGATGCTGTGGACACCAGTGCAGCAACGTATCGTGTGACCTTTGACAGGAATGGTTTgggcacacacactgtgcctgACTACGAAGTGTTG AGTAATGAACCTCACGAGACGATGCCGATATCGGCCTTTGCTCAGAAGCAGCGGCCATCTCGCTACCAGAACTTTCTGACCCCTCCTCGTGGCTCCTACCCAGGCTCAACCCAGTCCATTCTTATG GACAATGACCCCCTGTTTAGTGAGACCCCATGGAAGAGTAAACTGTCTGGTACAGATGGAGAGACACTGGGTGGCTTCCCTGTCAAATTCCTTGTGCAAGTA ACAAGGTTGTCCAAAATCCTCATGATTAAGAAGGAACATATCAAGAATTTAAAAGAGATGAACACAGAAGCTGAAAAACTG AAGTCCTATTCCTTGCCTATTGGACTGGATTTTCAGAAGAGGTATGCCACCAAAGTACTTGACCTGGAGCAGCTCAATAAGGACTTGAATAAAGTCCTACACGAAGTGCAGCAGTTCTGTTATGAT CTGGCTCCAGACCAGGGCATGCAGCCAGCTGATCAGCCCAGCGAACTGCGCAAACGCTGCGAACAGGAGGCCCAGGAGGTGATGAGGATGTCCAACGAGTTACCTGACGGCGAGCAGCGTGTCCAGAGCCCTAGCCTGACCCATCTCATTTCCCGCCTCACTGCACTGCTCCTGCAGATAAgg TGTTTGGCAGAAGGAGGTGActtgaattcatttgaattcaagTCATTGACGGACTCTCTGAATGATATTAAGAATTCAATAGATAAATCCAACCTCAG tGCTTTCCAGGATAATGT
- the lin9 gene encoding protein lin-9 homolog isoform X4, protein MAELDQLLDESSSAKALVSLREGSLSNTLNEKNTLPKSQNTRGRSSYTSMETPTRSSKRSRLSCEEEERPLTSSRSPRRSQRVTTVPQKLANVSTPDKRVSQRIGLRLRNLLKLPKAHKWCIYEWFYSNIDRPLFEGDNDFCLCLKESFPNLKTRKLTRVEWGTIRRLMGKPRRCSSAFFAEERAALKQKRQKMRLLQQRKVTDMSICKDLPDEIPLPLVIGTKVTARLRGVHDGLFTGQIDAVDTSAATYRVTFDRNGLGTHTVPDYEVLSNEPHETMPISAFAQKQRPSRYQNFLTPPRGSYPGSTQSILMTRLSKILMIKKEHIKNLKEMNTEAEKLKSYSLPIGLDFQKRYATKVLDLEQLNKDLNKVLHEVQQFCYDLAPDQGMQPADQPSELRKRCEQEAQEVMRMSNELPDGEQRVQSPSLTHLISRLTALLLQIRCLAEGGDLNSFEFKSLTDSLNDIKNSIDKSNLSAFQDNVEIHIAHIQSGLSQLGNLHAFSANNTNRT, encoded by the exons ATGGCGGAGCTGGACCAGCTGTTAGATGAGA GCTCCTCAGCAAAAGCCCTTGTCAGCCTGAGAG AGGGAAGCTTGTCAAACactttaaatgagaaaaacacattaccaAAATCTCAGAACACCAGAGGAAGAAGCAGCTATACATCAATGGAAACG CCAACAAGGAGCTCTAAGAGGAGTCGTCTGTcctgtgaggaggaggagaggccGCTCACCTCCTCCAGATCACCTAGGAGGAGTCAGAGAGTCACCACAGTGCCTCAG AAGCTTGCAAATGTCTCGACTCCAGACAAGAGGGTTTCCCAGAGGATCGGACTGAGATTACGAAATCTTCTCAAACTGCCCAAAGCTCATAAATGGTGCATCTACGAGTGGTTCTATTCTAATATCGACAG GCCTTTATTTGAAGGAGACAATGACTTCTGCTTGTGTCTGAAGGAGTCATTTCCCAATCTGAAGACAAGAAAACTTACCAGAGTGGAATGGGGAACCATCAGAAGGCTAATGGGAAAACCCAGAAG gtgTTCATCTGCGTTCTTTGCGGAGGAACGGGCAGCACTGAAGCAGAAGAGGCAGAAGATGCGTTTGCTTCAGCAGAGGAAGGTCACAGACATGTCCATCTGTAAAGACCTGCCAGATGAGATCCCGCTGCCTTTAGTCATCGGCACCAAAGTCACTG cTCGACTTAGGGGGGTCCATGATGGCCTGTTTACAGGACAGATTGATGCTGTGGACACCAGTGCAGCAACGTATCGTGTGACCTTTGACAGGAATGGTTTgggcacacacactgtgcctgACTACGAAGTGTTG AGTAATGAACCTCACGAGACGATGCCGATATCGGCCTTTGCTCAGAAGCAGCGGCCATCTCGCTACCAGAACTTTCTGACCCCTCCTCGTGGCTCCTACCCAGGCTCAACCCAGTCCATTCTTATG ACAAGGTTGTCCAAAATCCTCATGATTAAGAAGGAACATATCAAGAATTTAAAAGAGATGAACACAGAAGCTGAAAAACTG AAGTCCTATTCCTTGCCTATTGGACTGGATTTTCAGAAGAGGTATGCCACCAAAGTACTTGACCTGGAGCAGCTCAATAAGGACTTGAATAAAGTCCTACACGAAGTGCAGCAGTTCTGTTATGAT CTGGCTCCAGACCAGGGCATGCAGCCAGCTGATCAGCCCAGCGAACTGCGCAAACGCTGCGAACAGGAGGCCCAGGAGGTGATGAGGATGTCCAACGAGTTACCTGACGGCGAGCAGCGTGTCCAGAGCCCTAGCCTGACCCATCTCATTTCCCGCCTCACTGCACTGCTCCTGCAGATAAgg TGTTTGGCAGAAGGAGGTGActtgaattcatttgaattcaagTCATTGACGGACTCTCTGAATGATATTAAGAATTCAATAGATAAATCCAACCTCAG tGCTTTCCAGGATAATGT
- the lin9 gene encoding protein lin-9 homolog isoform X3, giving the protein MAELDQLLDESSSAKALVSLREGSLSNTLNEKNTLPKSQNTRGRSSYTSMETPTRSSKRSRLSCEEEERPLTSSRSPRRSQRVTTVPQKLANVSTPDKRVSQRIGLRLRNLLKLPKAHKWCIYEWFYSNIDRPLFEGDNDFCLCLKESFPNLKTRKLTRVEWGTIRRLMGKPRRCSSAFFAEERAALKQKRQKMRLLQQRKVTDMSICKDLPDEIPLPLVIGTKVTARLRGVHDGLFTGQIDAVDTSAATYRVTFDRNGLGTHTVPDYEVLSNEPHETMPISAFAQKQRPSRYQNFLTPPRGSYPGSTQSILMDNDPLFSETPWKSKLSGTDGETLGGFPVKFLVQVKSYSLPIGLDFQKRYATKVLDLEQLNKDLNKVLHEVQQFCYDLAPDQGMQPADQPSELRKRCEQEAQEVMRMSNELPDGEQRVQSPSLTHLISRLTALLLQIRCLAEGGDLNSFEFKSLTDSLNDIKNSIDKSNLSAFQDNVEIHIAHIQSGLSQLGNLHAFSANNTNRT; this is encoded by the exons ATGGCGGAGCTGGACCAGCTGTTAGATGAGA GCTCCTCAGCAAAAGCCCTTGTCAGCCTGAGAG AGGGAAGCTTGTCAAACactttaaatgagaaaaacacattaccaAAATCTCAGAACACCAGAGGAAGAAGCAGCTATACATCAATGGAAACG CCAACAAGGAGCTCTAAGAGGAGTCGTCTGTcctgtgaggaggaggagaggccGCTCACCTCCTCCAGATCACCTAGGAGGAGTCAGAGAGTCACCACAGTGCCTCAG AAGCTTGCAAATGTCTCGACTCCAGACAAGAGGGTTTCCCAGAGGATCGGACTGAGATTACGAAATCTTCTCAAACTGCCCAAAGCTCATAAATGGTGCATCTACGAGTGGTTCTATTCTAATATCGACAG GCCTTTATTTGAAGGAGACAATGACTTCTGCTTGTGTCTGAAGGAGTCATTTCCCAATCTGAAGACAAGAAAACTTACCAGAGTGGAATGGGGAACCATCAGAAGGCTAATGGGAAAACCCAGAAG gtgTTCATCTGCGTTCTTTGCGGAGGAACGGGCAGCACTGAAGCAGAAGAGGCAGAAGATGCGTTTGCTTCAGCAGAGGAAGGTCACAGACATGTCCATCTGTAAAGACCTGCCAGATGAGATCCCGCTGCCTTTAGTCATCGGCACCAAAGTCACTG cTCGACTTAGGGGGGTCCATGATGGCCTGTTTACAGGACAGATTGATGCTGTGGACACCAGTGCAGCAACGTATCGTGTGACCTTTGACAGGAATGGTTTgggcacacacactgtgcctgACTACGAAGTGTTG AGTAATGAACCTCACGAGACGATGCCGATATCGGCCTTTGCTCAGAAGCAGCGGCCATCTCGCTACCAGAACTTTCTGACCCCTCCTCGTGGCTCCTACCCAGGCTCAACCCAGTCCATTCTTATG GACAATGACCCCCTGTTTAGTGAGACCCCATGGAAGAGTAAACTGTCTGGTACAGATGGAGAGACACTGGGTGGCTTCCCTGTCAAATTCCTTGTGCAAGTA AAGTCCTATTCCTTGCCTATTGGACTGGATTTTCAGAAGAGGTATGCCACCAAAGTACTTGACCTGGAGCAGCTCAATAAGGACTTGAATAAAGTCCTACACGAAGTGCAGCAGTTCTGTTATGAT CTGGCTCCAGACCAGGGCATGCAGCCAGCTGATCAGCCCAGCGAACTGCGCAAACGCTGCGAACAGGAGGCCCAGGAGGTGATGAGGATGTCCAACGAGTTACCTGACGGCGAGCAGCGTGTCCAGAGCCCTAGCCTGACCCATCTCATTTCCCGCCTCACTGCACTGCTCCTGCAGATAAgg TGTTTGGCAGAAGGAGGTGActtgaattcatttgaattcaagTCATTGACGGACTCTCTGAATGATATTAAGAATTCAATAGATAAATCCAACCTCAG tGCTTTCCAGGATAATGT
- the lin9 gene encoding protein lin-9 homolog isoform X1: MAELDQLLDESSSAKALVSLREGSLSNTLNEKNTLPKSQNTRGRSSYTSMETPTRSSKRSRLSCEEEERPLTSSRSPRRSQRVTTVPQKLANVSTPDKRVSQRIGLRLRNLLKLPKAHKWCIYEWFYSNIDRPLFEGDNDFCLCLKESFPNLKTRKLTRVEWGTIRRLMGKPRRCSSAFFAEERAALKQKRQKMRLLQQRKVTDMSICKDLPDEIPLPLVIGTKVTARLRGVHDGLFTGQIDAVDTSAATYRVTFDRNGLGTHTVPDYEVLSNEPHETMPISAFAQKQRPSRYQNFLTPPRGSYPGSTQSILMDNDPLFSETPWKSKLSGTDGETLGGFPVKFLVQVTRLSKILMIKKEHIKNLKEMNTEAEKLKSYSLPIGLDFQKRYATKVLDLEQLNKDLNKVLHEVQQFCYDLAPDQGMQPADQPSELRKRCEQEAQEVMRMSNELPDGEQRVQSPSLTHLISRLTALLLQIRCLAEGGDLNSFEFKSLTDSLNDIKNSIDKSNLSAFQDNVEIHIAHIQSGLSQLGNLHAFSANNTNRT; this comes from the exons ATGGCGGAGCTGGACCAGCTGTTAGATGAGA GCTCCTCAGCAAAAGCCCTTGTCAGCCTGAGAG AGGGAAGCTTGTCAAACactttaaatgagaaaaacacattaccaAAATCTCAGAACACCAGAGGAAGAAGCAGCTATACATCAATGGAAACG CCAACAAGGAGCTCTAAGAGGAGTCGTCTGTcctgtgaggaggaggagaggccGCTCACCTCCTCCAGATCACCTAGGAGGAGTCAGAGAGTCACCACAGTGCCTCAG AAGCTTGCAAATGTCTCGACTCCAGACAAGAGGGTTTCCCAGAGGATCGGACTGAGATTACGAAATCTTCTCAAACTGCCCAAAGCTCATAAATGGTGCATCTACGAGTGGTTCTATTCTAATATCGACAG GCCTTTATTTGAAGGAGACAATGACTTCTGCTTGTGTCTGAAGGAGTCATTTCCCAATCTGAAGACAAGAAAACTTACCAGAGTGGAATGGGGAACCATCAGAAGGCTAATGGGAAAACCCAGAAG gtgTTCATCTGCGTTCTTTGCGGAGGAACGGGCAGCACTGAAGCAGAAGAGGCAGAAGATGCGTTTGCTTCAGCAGAGGAAGGTCACAGACATGTCCATCTGTAAAGACCTGCCAGATGAGATCCCGCTGCCTTTAGTCATCGGCACCAAAGTCACTG cTCGACTTAGGGGGGTCCATGATGGCCTGTTTACAGGACAGATTGATGCTGTGGACACCAGTGCAGCAACGTATCGTGTGACCTTTGACAGGAATGGTTTgggcacacacactgtgcctgACTACGAAGTGTTG AGTAATGAACCTCACGAGACGATGCCGATATCGGCCTTTGCTCAGAAGCAGCGGCCATCTCGCTACCAGAACTTTCTGACCCCTCCTCGTGGCTCCTACCCAGGCTCAACCCAGTCCATTCTTATG GACAATGACCCCCTGTTTAGTGAGACCCCATGGAAGAGTAAACTGTCTGGTACAGATGGAGAGACACTGGGTGGCTTCCCTGTCAAATTCCTTGTGCAAGTA ACAAGGTTGTCCAAAATCCTCATGATTAAGAAGGAACATATCAAGAATTTAAAAGAGATGAACACAGAAGCTGAAAAACTG AAGTCCTATTCCTTGCCTATTGGACTGGATTTTCAGAAGAGGTATGCCACCAAAGTACTTGACCTGGAGCAGCTCAATAAGGACTTGAATAAAGTCCTACACGAAGTGCAGCAGTTCTGTTATGAT CTGGCTCCAGACCAGGGCATGCAGCCAGCTGATCAGCCCAGCGAACTGCGCAAACGCTGCGAACAGGAGGCCCAGGAGGTGATGAGGATGTCCAACGAGTTACCTGACGGCGAGCAGCGTGTCCAGAGCCCTAGCCTGACCCATCTCATTTCCCGCCTCACTGCACTGCTCCTGCAGATAAgg TGTTTGGCAGAAGGAGGTGActtgaattcatttgaattcaagTCATTGACGGACTCTCTGAATGATATTAAGAATTCAATAGATAAATCCAACCTCAG tGCTTTCCAGGATAATGT
- the lin9 gene encoding protein lin-9 homolog isoform X2, whose protein sequence is MAELDQLLDESSSAKALVSLRGDLSNTLNEKNTLPKSQNTRGRSSYTSMETPTRSSKRSRLSCEEEERPLTSSRSPRRSQRVTTVPQKLANVSTPDKRVSQRIGLRLRNLLKLPKAHKWCIYEWFYSNIDRPLFEGDNDFCLCLKESFPNLKTRKLTRVEWGTIRRLMGKPRRCSSAFFAEERAALKQKRQKMRLLQQRKVTDMSICKDLPDEIPLPLVIGTKVTARLRGVHDGLFTGQIDAVDTSAATYRVTFDRNGLGTHTVPDYEVLSNEPHETMPISAFAQKQRPSRYQNFLTPPRGSYPGSTQSILMDNDPLFSETPWKSKLSGTDGETLGGFPVKFLVQVTRLSKILMIKKEHIKNLKEMNTEAEKLKSYSLPIGLDFQKRYATKVLDLEQLNKDLNKVLHEVQQFCYDLAPDQGMQPADQPSELRKRCEQEAQEVMRMSNELPDGEQRVQSPSLTHLISRLTALLLQIRCLAEGGDLNSFEFKSLTDSLNDIKNSIDKSNLSAFQDNVEIHIAHIQSGLSQLGNLHAFSANNTNRT, encoded by the exons ATGGCGGAGCTGGACCAGCTGTTAGATGAGA GCTCCTCAGCAAAAGCCCTTGTCAGCCTGAGAGGTGA CTTGTCAAACactttaaatgagaaaaacacattaccaAAATCTCAGAACACCAGAGGAAGAAGCAGCTATACATCAATGGAAACG CCAACAAGGAGCTCTAAGAGGAGTCGTCTGTcctgtgaggaggaggagaggccGCTCACCTCCTCCAGATCACCTAGGAGGAGTCAGAGAGTCACCACAGTGCCTCAG AAGCTTGCAAATGTCTCGACTCCAGACAAGAGGGTTTCCCAGAGGATCGGACTGAGATTACGAAATCTTCTCAAACTGCCCAAAGCTCATAAATGGTGCATCTACGAGTGGTTCTATTCTAATATCGACAG GCCTTTATTTGAAGGAGACAATGACTTCTGCTTGTGTCTGAAGGAGTCATTTCCCAATCTGAAGACAAGAAAACTTACCAGAGTGGAATGGGGAACCATCAGAAGGCTAATGGGAAAACCCAGAAG gtgTTCATCTGCGTTCTTTGCGGAGGAACGGGCAGCACTGAAGCAGAAGAGGCAGAAGATGCGTTTGCTTCAGCAGAGGAAGGTCACAGACATGTCCATCTGTAAAGACCTGCCAGATGAGATCCCGCTGCCTTTAGTCATCGGCACCAAAGTCACTG cTCGACTTAGGGGGGTCCATGATGGCCTGTTTACAGGACAGATTGATGCTGTGGACACCAGTGCAGCAACGTATCGTGTGACCTTTGACAGGAATGGTTTgggcacacacactgtgcctgACTACGAAGTGTTG AGTAATGAACCTCACGAGACGATGCCGATATCGGCCTTTGCTCAGAAGCAGCGGCCATCTCGCTACCAGAACTTTCTGACCCCTCCTCGTGGCTCCTACCCAGGCTCAACCCAGTCCATTCTTATG GACAATGACCCCCTGTTTAGTGAGACCCCATGGAAGAGTAAACTGTCTGGTACAGATGGAGAGACACTGGGTGGCTTCCCTGTCAAATTCCTTGTGCAAGTA ACAAGGTTGTCCAAAATCCTCATGATTAAGAAGGAACATATCAAGAATTTAAAAGAGATGAACACAGAAGCTGAAAAACTG AAGTCCTATTCCTTGCCTATTGGACTGGATTTTCAGAAGAGGTATGCCACCAAAGTACTTGACCTGGAGCAGCTCAATAAGGACTTGAATAAAGTCCTACACGAAGTGCAGCAGTTCTGTTATGAT CTGGCTCCAGACCAGGGCATGCAGCCAGCTGATCAGCCCAGCGAACTGCGCAAACGCTGCGAACAGGAGGCCCAGGAGGTGATGAGGATGTCCAACGAGTTACCTGACGGCGAGCAGCGTGTCCAGAGCCCTAGCCTGACCCATCTCATTTCCCGCCTCACTGCACTGCTCCTGCAGATAAgg TGTTTGGCAGAAGGAGGTGActtgaattcatttgaattcaagTCATTGACGGACTCTCTGAATGATATTAAGAATTCAATAGATAAATCCAACCTCAG tGCTTTCCAGGATAATGT
- the parp1 gene encoding poly [ADP-ribose] polymerase 1, whose protein sequence is MADAVDDKLYRAEYAKSGRASCKKCKENIAKDSLRMAIMVQSPMFDGKVPHWHHFSCFWLRASVQSSSDIAGFSDLRWEDQEKVKKAIEGGGATGGKGGPKAGAKGEKTLNDFAVEYAKSNRSTCKGCEQKIEKDQIRVSKKAVDPEKPQLGLIDRWYHMGCFVSRREELAFKPEYSAAQLKGFAALRAEDKEELKKRLPAVKSEGKRKADEVDGEAVSKKQKKEDEEQKRLEAQLKEQSQLIWGIKDKLKKFCSINDMKELLIANGQEVPSGESNIVDSLSDCMAFGALKRCETCKGQLVFKSDAYYCTGDISAWTKCVFKTQKPDRKDWVTPKEFHEVPFLKKFKFKRQDRVFPKAAPPPPTTTSAAAAPSASSAPSKALPESAPAADKPLTGLKLLALGKLTKNKDELKAAVEELGGKITGTASKATLCLSTKKEVEKMSKKMEEVKEAGVRVVSEEFLTDIKSSGKALQELISLHGISPWGAEVKVEAQAASVASKSTGATASKSAGRVKEEEGGNKSKKMKLTVKGGAAVDPDSGLENCAHVLEQNGKIFSATLGLVDIVRGTNSYYKLQLLEDDVQKRYWVFRSWGRVGTTIGGNKLDKFFDKASAMDNFCTVYAEKTGNTWDTTVFTKYPNKFYPLEIDYGQDEEAVKKLTASAGTKSQLAKPVQELIRMIFDVESMKKAMVEFEIDLQKMPLGKLSKRQIQSAYALLSEVQQAVSDHASESTILDLSNRFYTLIPHDFGMKKPPLLSNLDYIQAKVQMLDNLLDIEVAYSLLRGGVEDNKKDPIDINYEKLKTQIEVVDKASEEAEIIRQYVKNTHAATHNTYTLEVDEIFKVVREGEYQRYRPFKDLHNRQLLWHGSRTTNFAGILSQGLRIAPPEAPVTGYMFGKGVYFADMVSKSANYCHTSQADPVGLILLAEVALGNMHELKKATHITKLPKGKHSVKGMGRTAPNPTATVNLDGVEVPLGKGTSTNIEDTSLLYNEYIVYDVAQVNLKYLLKIRFNYQTSLW, encoded by the exons ATGGCGGATGCAGTGGACGACAAGCTATACAGAGCTGAATATGCAAAAAGTGGACGTGCATCTTGCAAGAAATGCAAGGAAAACATTGCGAAGGACTCGCTACGAATGGCCATTATGGTGCAG TCTCCCATGTTTGATGGTAAAGTGCCTCATTGGCATCACTTCTCTTGCTTCTGGCTCCGGGCATCTGTCCAGTCCTCCAGTGACATCGCTGGATTTTCAGACCTCCGCTGGGAGGATCAAGAGAAGGTTAAGAAAGCCATTGAGGGTGGAGGTGCAACAGGAG GAAAAGGGGGCCCGAAAGCAGGAGCTAAAGGGGAGAAGACCCTGAATGACTTTGCAGTGGAGTACGCTAAATCCAACAGGAGCACCTGTAAGGGCTGTGAGCAGAAAATTGAGAAG GACCAGATCCGAGTGTCCAAGAAGGCTGTGGACCCAGAGAAGCCTCAGCTGGGTCTGATAGACCGTTGGTACCACATGGGCTGTTTTGTGAGTCGTCGGGAGGAGCTGGCCTTTAAGCCCGAGTACAGCGCTGCTCAACTCAAAGGCTTCGCTGCTCTGCGGGCTGAGGACAAAGAGGAGTTAAAGAAAAGACTGCCTGCTGTCAAGAGTGAAGG GAAGCGTAAGGCAGATGAAGTTGATGGAGAAGCAGTGTCtaagaaacagaagaaagaggaTGAAGAGCAGAAACGCCTGGAGGCACAGCTGAAG GAGCAGAGCCAACTGATCTGGGGAATTaaagacaaactgaagaaaTTTTGCTCGATCAATGACATGAAAGAGCTGCTCATCGCTAATGGGCAGGAGGTGCCTTCCGGAGAGTCCAAC ATTGTGGATAGTCTATCAGACTGCATGGCCTTTGGAGCTTTGAAACGTTGCGAAACATGCAAAGGGCAGTTGGTGTTTAAGAGTGATGCCTACTACTGCACTGGAGACATTTCTGCTTGGACCAAGTGTGTCTTCAAAACCCAGAAGCCTGACCGTAAAGACTGGGTCACTCCAAAA GAGTTTCACGAGGTCCCCTTCCTAAAGAAGTTTAAGTTCAAGCGACAAGACCGTGTGTTCCCCAAAGctgctccccctcccccaaccaccaccagtgctgctgctgctcccaGTGCCTCCAGTGCTCCCAGCAAAGCCTTACCTGAGTCTGCACCTGCAG CAGATAAACCACTTACTGGACTTAAGCTGCTGGCACTGGGAAAGCTTACAAAGAACAAAGATGAGCTCAAAGCTGCGGTGGAGGAGCTGGGAGGCAAAATCACAGGCACTGCCAGCAAGGCAACTCTCTGTCTCAGCACCAAAA AGGAGGTTGAGAAGATGAGCAAGAAGATGGAGGAGGTGAAAGAGGCTGGTGTACGTGTTGTGTCTGAGGAGTTCCTCACTGACATCAAGTCCTCCGGCAAGGCCCTTCAAGAGCTCATTTCTCTGCACGGCATCTCTCCCTGGGGGGCTGAGGTCAAAGTCGAGGCCCAGGCTGCATCTGTGGCCTCCAAATCCACTGGAGCCACTGCCTCAAAGAGCGCAGGCAGAGTCAAGGAGGAGGAAG GTGGCAACAAATCcaagaaaatgaaactgactgTCAAGGGAGGGGCAGCCGTCGATCCAGATTCAG GTCTGGAGAACTGTGCTCATGTGTTAGAGCAAAACGGTAAAATATTCAGTGCCACGCTGGGTCTGGTGGACATCGTCAGGGGAACAAACTCCTATTACAAGCTCCAGCTACTGGAGGATGATGTACAGAAACG GTACTGGGTCTTCAGATCCTGGGGTCGTGTGGGCACCACGATTGGAGGAAACAAACTCGACAAGTTTTTTGACAAAGCCTCTGCCATGGATAACTTCTGTACTGTGTATGCGGAGAAGACGGGGAATACATGGGATACCACTGTTTTCACCAAATACCCCAACAAATTTTACCCCTTAGAAATCGACTATGGACAG GATGAGGAAGCTGTGAAGAAGCTTACGGCCAGTGCTGGTACTAAATCTCAGCTGGCCAAACCAGTCCAAGAGCTCATCAGAATGATCTTTGATGTGGAGAGCATGAAGAAGGCCATGGTGGAGTTTGAG ATTGACCTTCAGAAGATGCCTTTGGGGAAGCTGAGTAAGAGACAGATCCAGAGTGCCTACGCCCTCCTGAGTGAAGTGCAACAG GCTGTGTCTGACCATGCGTCAGAATCCACCATCTTAGACCTGTCCAATCGCTTCTACACACTCATACCTCATGATTTTGGTATGAAGAAGCCCCCACTGCTGAGTAACCTGGACTACATACAG GCTAAAGTCCAGATGCTGGATAACCTTTTGGACATTGAGGTGGCCTACAGCCTGTTGCGTGGTGGAGTTGAAGATAACAAGAAGGATCCAATTGACATCAACTATGAGAAGCTCAAGACTCAGATAGAG GTGGTCGATAAAGCATCGGAGGAGGCTGAGATCATTCGGCAGTATGTGAAAAACACTCATGCTGCTACCCATAATACTTACACACTGGAGGTCGATGAG ATCTTTAAGGTTGTGAGAGAGGGCGAGTACCAGCGTTACCGCCCCTTCAAAGACCTGCACAACCGCCAGCTCCTGTGGCACGGCTCCCGAACCACCAACTTTGCTGGCATCCTGTCTCAGGGTTTACGTATAGCACCACCCGAAGCCCCAGTG ACCGGTTACATGTTTGGCAAAGGTGTATACTTTGCTGACATGGTATCCAAGAGTGCCAACTACTGTCACACATCCCAGGCTGATCCTGTAGGCCTGATCCTTCTTGCAGAGGTTGCTCTTGGCAATAT GCATGAACTGAAGAAAGCCACTCACATTACAAAATTACCAAAGGGCAAACACAGTGTGAAAG GTATGGGAAGAACTGCTCCAAATCCAACTGCCACTGTTAACCTAGATGGTGTGGAAGTTCCCTTGGGCAAAGGCACCAGTACAAACATTGAAGATACAAGTCTGCTTTACAACGA GTATATTGTGTATGATGTTGCTCAGGTGAACCTGAAATACCTTTTGAAGATTCGCTTCAACTACCAAACATCACTTTGGTGA